The following are from one region of the Lacinutrix sp. Bg11-31 genome:
- a CDS encoding NAD(P)-dependent oxidoreductase: MRKILITGGFGKIAKHFVQNFKHKYEITVADIVTGNEIYTDKVRIEKANLMDLSACSKLCEGIDTVIHLAGIVDPISESDEILGTNIKTTQNIFKAAIKAKCKRLIFASSAQTIESYPIDIQVNKDMLVKPKNIYGVSKCFGEALAAYHAYNNGISAICLRIGAYEFPKDFTEMNARDLSAFLDPDDFNQLLIGCIETENIQYEVLNAISDNRYKRLDITESKEKVGYRPKKDAFELFKLTKE; the protein is encoded by the coding sequence ATGAGAAAAATACTAATAACTGGAGGCTTTGGAAAAATAGCAAAACATTTTGTTCAAAATTTCAAACATAAATATGAAATAACCGTTGCAGATATTGTAACAGGAAATGAAATATATACAGATAAAGTTCGAATTGAGAAAGCAAATTTAATGGACCTTTCAGCTTGCTCAAAACTATGTGAAGGAATTGATACCGTAATCCATTTAGCTGGAATAGTCGACCCAATTTCAGAATCAGATGAGATCCTGGGTACTAATATAAAAACAACTCAAAATATATTTAAAGCAGCCATAAAAGCAAAATGCAAAAGATTGATTTTTGCAAGTAGTGCGCAAACTATCGAAAGTTATCCCATAGACATTCAAGTAAACAAAGATATGCTCGTAAAACCAAAGAACATTTACGGAGTCTCAAAATGTTTCGGAGAAGCTTTAGCTGCCTATCATGCATATAATAATGGGATTTCTGCTATTTGTTTACGAATTGGAGCCTACGAATTCCCAAAAGACTTTACAGAAATGAACGCGAGAGATTTAAGTGCTTTTCTAGATCCTGATGACTTTAATCAATTATTAATTGGATGCATTGAAACAGAAAACATACAATATGAAGTTCTAAATGCTATTTCAGATAATAGATACAAACGATTAGACATAACGGAATCTAAAGAAAAAGTTGGATATCGACCAAAAAAAGATGCTTTTGAGTTATTTAAATTGACAAAAGAATAA
- a CDS encoding cation transporter, giving the protein MKNLKNILAIAIITIAAFSCKNETQPEVKTVETAETVVKAVKSELDPNATYAKAEFKIEGMTCAMGCAKTIEKKMAKMEGVKSATVDFDRQLAMVEYDEAKVTPASLESTVTSVADTYKVKDMNTVEAFSTAKKECTMKCKADCTKKDCKDCAVKTAECKKKCASKTAEEKMACAKDCKKACCAKEAKA; this is encoded by the coding sequence ATGAAAAACTTAAAAAATATATTAGCAATCGCTATTATTACCATTGCAGCGTTTAGTTGTAAAAATGAAACACAACCAGAAGTTAAAACTGTTGAAACTGCTGAAACAGTAGTTAAAGCGGTAAAATCTGAATTAGATCCAAATGCTACTTATGCAAAAGCAGAGTTTAAAATTGAGGGTATGACTTGTGCAATGGGTTGTGCAAAAACGATTGAGAAGAAAATGGCTAAAATGGAAGGTGTAAAGTCTGCAACTGTAGATTTTGACAGACAATTAGCAATGGTAGAATACGACGAAGCAAAAGTAACACCAGCAAGCTTAGAAAGTACTGTAACAAGTGTTGCAGATACTTACAAAGTAAAAGACATGAATACTGTTGAAGCTTTCTCTACAGCAAAAAAAGAATGCACAATGAAATGCAAAGCAGACTGTACTAAAAAAGATTGTAAAGACTGTGCAGTAAAAACTGCTGAATGCAAGAAGAAATGTGCTAGCAAAACAGCAGAAGAAAAAATGGCTTGTGCTAAAGATTGTAAAAAAGCTTGTTGTGCTAAAGAAGCTAAGGCATAG